The following coding sequences lie in one Rhizobium rhododendri genomic window:
- the secG gene encoding preprotein translocase subunit SecG: protein MQTVLIVIHLMIVLALVGVVLIQRSEGGGLGVGGGSGFMSARGAANALTRTTAILATLFFITSLGLGVLSRYEGRPTDILDRITPAGQTKSGGILDSLGGAKPATGTAPAGTAPAGTAPASPSGQAAPATPAPAPAPTGVPTGQ, encoded by the coding sequence ATGCAGACCGTATTGATTGTCATTCATCTCATGATCGTGCTTGCGCTGGTCGGAGTGGTTCTTATTCAACGCTCCGAGGGCGGCGGCCTTGGCGTCGGCGGTGGGTCGGGCTTCATGTCCGCCCGTGGCGCTGCCAATGCGCTGACCCGGACGACGGCGATCCTTGCGACGCTGTTCTTCATCACGTCGCTCGGTCTCGGCGTCCTGTCGCGCTATGAAGGTCGCCCGACCGACATTCTCGACCGGATCACGCCGGCTGGACAGACGAAGAGCGGTGGCATTCTCGACTCGCTCGGCGGCGCAAAGCCTGCAACGGGCACGGCCCCTGCTGGGACTGCACCGGCAGGGACGGCACCCGCTTCGCCTTCCGGCCAGGCTGCTCCGGCAACGCCAGCTCCGGCACCGGCGCCGACCGGTGTCCCCACGGGTCAGTAA
- a CDS encoding lipocalin-like domain-containing protein: MSVRALLFCIALAVGFQGGMVNAQGFAGLGTSADGFAVPKPGVPFSFPADHGPHPDYRIEWWYLTADLRGADGKDYGVQWTLFRSALSPGAKANWSSPQIWMGNAAVTTPTQHFVAEKFSRDGSGAAGVTATPFAAWIDDWQMKTRPDKPAGGDALSHIDLTATGASFRYDLTLDAKGPILAQGDGGYSVKSAGGQASEYYSQPFYAAKGTLKLPGGDVAVTGDAWLDREWSSQPLSADQKGWDWFSLHLENGEKLMGFRLRDSGAGFTSATWIAADGKPTPLPKGALTMTPLKTTNVSGHTVPTEWRLDIPARNFSVTTSPLNAQAWMATRFPYWEGPISFQGTQKGRGYLEMTGYD; this comes from the coding sequence ATGAGCGTTAGAGCATTGCTGTTTTGCATCGCACTCGCCGTCGGTTTTCAAGGCGGGATGGTCAACGCCCAGGGGTTCGCCGGTCTCGGCACCAGTGCCGATGGCTTCGCCGTCCCCAAACCAGGTGTGCCCTTCAGCTTTCCGGCAGACCATGGCCCGCATCCGGACTACCGCATCGAGTGGTGGTACCTGACCGCCGATCTCAGGGGGGCGGATGGAAAGGACTACGGCGTGCAGTGGACGCTGTTCCGCTCGGCGCTGTCGCCCGGCGCGAAGGCGAACTGGTCCAGTCCGCAGATCTGGATGGGCAACGCCGCCGTGACCACGCCGACGCAGCATTTCGTCGCCGAAAAGTTTTCGCGCGATGGTTCAGGCGCTGCCGGGGTCACGGCGACGCCTTTTGCGGCGTGGATCGACGACTGGCAGATGAAGACGCGTCCGGATAAACCGGCAGGTGGCGACGCGCTGTCCCACATCGATCTCACTGCCACCGGTGCAAGTTTTCGCTACGATCTCACTCTCGACGCGAAAGGTCCCATCTTGGCGCAGGGCGATGGCGGCTATTCGGTGAAATCGGCCGGCGGTCAGGCAAGCGAATACTATTCGCAGCCGTTCTACGCGGCAAAGGGCACGCTGAAACTGCCGGGTGGCGATGTCGCCGTGACCGGGGATGCGTGGCTCGATCGGGAGTGGTCGTCGCAGCCGCTTTCGGCCGACCAGAAGGGCTGGGACTGGTTTTCGCTGCATCTCGAAAACGGTGAAAAGCTGATGGGTTTCCGGCTGCGCGACAGCGGCGCGGGTTTCACCTCGGCCACCTGGATTGCCGCCGATGGCAAGCCGACGCCGTTACCCAAAGGCGCCCTGACCATGACGCCGCTCAAGACAACGAACGTCTCAGGCCACACCGTGCCGACCGAATGGCGCCTGGATATCCCGGCCCGCAATTTCAGTGTGACGACCAGCCCGCTGAATGCGCAGGCCTGGATGGCAACGCGCTTTCCATACTGGGAAGGGCCGATCAGCTTCCAGGGAACGCAAAAGGGCCGCGGTTATCTCGAAATGACCGGTTACGACTAG
- a CDS encoding alpha/beta hydrolase: MPMSTVHFLKIAATVAFIAFLATDASAVQLKPFKDELFSSQTVVESHDNGAFETIDYQEMRDINGRDIVPERRVKPAYLGLGVRWKQTDETLALGARKLDVTRVGPASGQAFTVIFIHGRAGDRRLGSNDYMFGGNFNRLKNLVVDNGGSYYAPTIRTFDAEGVADVAALIRAASEQSGGQPVILSCASMGSIVCWGITRDVESVKRLSGMVMMSAVTDPTFAKSPFYKARLPIWFAHGSADKVYAAADQQAQFEKLIKAKYPTRFTLYTNGTHGTPLRMLDWRKTLNWLFLPSP, from the coding sequence ATGCCAATGTCCACAGTTCATTTCCTCAAGATCGCTGCCACCGTCGCGTTTATCGCCTTCCTGGCCACGGACGCGTCTGCCGTGCAACTGAAACCGTTCAAGGACGAGCTCTTTTCCAGCCAGACCGTCGTCGAGAGCCACGATAACGGTGCGTTCGAGACCATCGACTACCAGGAGATGCGCGACATCAACGGCCGGGACATCGTTCCGGAGCGCCGCGTCAAGCCGGCCTATCTCGGGCTCGGCGTCCGCTGGAAGCAGACGGACGAGACACTGGCTCTCGGTGCACGCAAACTCGATGTCACCAGGGTGGGACCTGCGAGCGGGCAGGCATTCACTGTTATCTTTATCCACGGTCGAGCCGGTGACCGGCGGCTGGGCTCGAACGACTATATGTTCGGCGGAAACTTCAACCGGCTGAAAAATCTCGTGGTCGACAATGGCGGCAGCTACTATGCGCCGACCATCAGGACGTTCGATGCAGAAGGCGTGGCCGATGTCGCAGCGCTGATCCGGGCAGCCTCCGAACAATCAGGCGGACAGCCTGTGATTCTGTCCTGCGCCTCGATGGGCAGCATCGTCTGCTGGGGGATCACGCGGGATGTCGAGAGCGTCAAGCGGCTTTCCGGCATGGTGATGATGTCAGCCGTGACCGACCCGACCTTCGCCAAGAGCCCGTTCTACAAAGCCCGGCTGCCGATCTGGTTTGCCCATGGCAGCGCCGACAAGGTCTATGCGGCTGCAGACCAGCAGGCGCAGTTCGAAAAGCTTATCAAGGCGAAGTATCCGACCCGCTTCACGCTCTATACGAACGGCACCCACGGAACGCCATTGCGCATGCTGGACTGGCGCAAGACCCTCAACTGGCTGTTTTTACCCTCGCCATGA
- a CDS encoding ABC transporter permease, with protein MLAVSLSALLSHWRRRPMQLAMLLLGLSLATALWSGVQAINAEARASYDRAAAMLGQDRLQQIVSADGELIPQSDFVALRRAGWLVSPVIEGDLRFGTVRIHVIGLDPVSLPAEAQQVNVSAGNDILSFITPPGRMYVSPATATQLAGQLTPPLEKADGLPPGTALADIGIAQSLLDKHGQVSRLILDPHQPAGLAPLASIAPGLVIHAPDPQGDLVRLTDSFHLNLTAFGLLAFAVGLFIVYSAIGLAFEQRRQTFRTLRSLGLSARALIGLLLAELLILALVAGLGGVVLGYFVASALLPDVAATLQGLYGAAVPGTLTLRPEWWATGMAIAVLGTLVSSAQSLWQVWRLPLLAPAQPRAWARASEAALRVQSGLALGFFAVGLTLAFWGSGLVAGFAVLAGLLLGSALLLPVVMTLMLSVMQRLARGPLTQWFWADTRQQLPGLSLALMALLLALSANVGVGTMVASFRLTFIGWLDQRLAAELYVTARNEGEASALRTWLAPRVDAVLPIWNVEGTVAGRPAQVFGVANDRIYRDNWPMLQAVPGVWDRIAAGNAALINEQMSRREKLRVGDPLVLPGNWKTTIVGVYSDYGNPIGQAIVGIDALTTHYPNVSRLRYGLRLDPAKTPALVEALEAQFHLPSQNVVDQASIKAKSLEIFEKTFAVTGALNVLTLGVAGLAMFASLMTLSGMRLSLIAPVWAMGLTRRHLVALEVARTMVLAALTLLAALPVGIGLAWVLLAIVNVEAFGWRLPMHLFPSDWLRLAVFALVAALLAALIPLRRLATVSPSDLLKVFANER; from the coding sequence ATGCTGGCAGTCAGCCTCTCCGCGCTTCTGTCCCACTGGCGCCGCCGACCGATGCAACTGGCCATGCTGCTGCTCGGCCTCTCCCTGGCCACGGCCTTGTGGTCAGGCGTGCAGGCGATCAACGCCGAAGCCCGTGCCAGCTATGACCGAGCGGCAGCCATGCTCGGCCAGGACCGGTTGCAGCAGATCGTCTCCGCCGATGGCGAACTGATACCGCAGTCCGATTTCGTCGCTCTCCGGCGTGCCGGCTGGCTGGTCTCTCCCGTCATCGAGGGCGACCTCCGGTTCGGTACCGTCAGGATACACGTCATAGGCCTCGATCCGGTCAGCCTTCCCGCAGAGGCGCAACAGGTGAACGTCAGCGCAGGTAATGATATCCTGAGCTTCATCACGCCACCGGGCCGCATGTATGTCTCGCCGGCCACTGCCACGCAATTGGCCGGCCAGCTGACGCCGCCGCTGGAGAAGGCCGATGGCCTGCCGCCCGGAACGGCGCTTGCCGACATCGGCATCGCCCAATCCCTTCTGGACAAACACGGACAGGTCAGCCGACTGATCCTCGACCCCCACCAGCCGGCCGGGCTCGCACCGCTGGCGTCGATAGCACCAGGTCTCGTCATTCACGCGCCGGACCCGCAGGGCGACCTCGTCCGGCTGACCGACAGCTTCCATCTCAACCTGACCGCCTTCGGACTGCTGGCCTTCGCCGTCGGGCTGTTCATCGTCTACTCGGCTATCGGTCTTGCCTTCGAGCAGCGTCGCCAGACATTCCGGACGCTCCGGTCTCTGGGCCTGTCCGCCCGGGCCTTGATCGGACTGTTGCTGGCGGAATTGCTCATCCTCGCCCTGGTTGCCGGGCTTGGCGGGGTGGTGCTCGGTTATTTCGTTGCATCCGCCCTTTTGCCGGATGTGGCTGCCACATTACAGGGGCTCTATGGTGCCGCAGTGCCGGGCACGCTGACGTTGCGGCCGGAGTGGTGGGCTACGGGTATGGCCATTGCCGTCCTCGGCACCCTCGTGTCGTCGGCACAGAGCCTCTGGCAGGTCTGGAGACTGCCATTGCTGGCGCCCGCGCAGCCGCGCGCCTGGGCGAGGGCGTCGGAGGCAGCCCTCCGGGTCCAGTCGGGTCTGGCGCTCGGTTTTTTCGCGGTCGGTCTGACGCTGGCGTTCTGGGGCTCCGGTCTGGTGGCCGGGTTTGCGGTTTTGGCCGGCCTGCTGCTCGGCTCGGCGCTGCTTTTGCCCGTGGTCATGACCTTGATGCTGTCGGTCATGCAGCGCCTGGCACGCGGTCCCCTGACGCAATGGTTCTGGGCCGATACCCGCCAGCAACTGCCCGGACTTTCCCTGGCGCTGATGGCGCTGCTGCTGGCCCTGTCAGCGAATGTCGGCGTCGGCACGATGGTCGCGAGTTTTCGCCTGACCTTCATCGGCTGGCTCGATCAGCGGCTGGCAGCCGAACTCTACGTCACCGCCCGCAACGAGGGCGAGGCATCGGCCTTGCGCACATGGCTCGCCCCCCGCGTCGATGCCGTGCTGCCGATCTGGAATGTCGAAGGTACCGTCGCCGGTCGCCCGGCGCAGGTCTTCGGCGTCGCCAACGACCGTATATACCGGGACAACTGGCCGATGCTGCAGGCCGTCCCCGGCGTCTGGGACCGGATCGCTGCAGGAAATGCCGCGCTGATCAACGAGCAGATGTCGCGCCGCGAGAAACTCAGGGTCGGCGACCCCCTGGTCCTGCCGGGCAACTGGAAGACCACCATCGTCGGCGTCTATTCCGACTATGGCAATCCGATCGGTCAAGCCATTGTCGGTATCGATGCGCTGACGACCCACTATCCGAACGTGTCTCGGCTCCGTTACGGGCTGCGTCTCGACCCGGCCAAGACCCCGGCGCTTGTCGAAGCCTTGGAGGCACAGTTTCACCTGCCGTCGCAGAACGTCGTCGACCAGGCGAGCATCAAAGCCAAGTCGCTGGAGATCTTCGAAAAGACATTTGCCGTCACCGGCGCCCTCAATGTGTTGACGCTCGGTGTCGCCGGTCTCGCGATGTTTGCCAGTCTCATGACCCTGTCAGGCATGCGCTTGTCGCTGATCGCGCCGGTCTGGGCTATGGGGCTGACCCGTCGCCATCTAGTGGCGCTCGAAGTGGCGCGCACCATGGTGCTGGCGGCACTTACCCTCCTTGCGGCGCTGCCGGTCGGTATCGGTCTTGCCTGGGTGTTACTTGCGATCGTCAACGTCGAGGCATTCGGCTGGCGCCTGCCGATGCACCTGTTTCCCTCGGACTGGCTGCGGCTGGCTGTCTTTGCGCTGGTTGCAGCGTTGCTGGCGGCGCTCATCCCCCTCCGCCGACTGGCGACGGTTTCGCCGTCCGATCTGCTGAAGGTTTTCGCCAATGAGCGTTAG
- the parE gene encoding DNA topoisomerase IV subunit B, with protein MDDSNDLFSAVSTIAAAPEVAKKADAPKKPEVAAAPRPAPPTQSSSDGYDASAIRVLEGLEPVRMRPGMYIGGTDEKALHHLFAEVIDNSMDEAVAGHANFIEVHLDVEGYLTVSDNGRGIPVENHPQVPGKSTLEVIMTKLHAGGKFDGKAYETSGGLHGVGVSVVNALSDDMEVEVARNKKLYRQRFSRGIPQGGLEELGDIHNRRGTRVRFHPDPQIFGDHAKFDPARVFRMARSKAYLFGGVEIRWSCDAGMLPEGSDIPDKAVFHFPGGLKDYLQATMGKEFTVTREIFAGKSEKASGHGSLEWAISWYGGDPQVHSYCNTIPTAEGGTHEAGLRIALLKGLKNYAELTQNKRAAAITTDDVMISAVGMLSVFIREPEFVGQTKDRLASAEAQRIVENALRDPFDHYLADNPAESEKLLDWVIERAEERLRRRKEKEVNRKTAVRKLRLPGKLSDCSQNTAAGAELFIVEGDSAGGSAKQARNRSNQAILPLRGKILNVGSATREKLSANQQISDLIQALGCATRAKYRDEDLRYERIIIMTDADVDGAHIASLLITFFYQEMPDLIRGGHLFLAVPPLYRLTQGAKTLYARDDAHRAEIMNTVFKGKKVEIGRFKGLGEMMPAQLKETTMDPARRTLLKVAIDDVDFEGTRDAVDALMGTKPDARFRFIQERAAFAENLDI; from the coding sequence ATGGATGACAGCAACGATCTCTTTTCCGCAGTCTCGACGATCGCCGCAGCCCCGGAAGTCGCCAAGAAGGCAGATGCCCCGAAGAAGCCGGAAGTCGCAGCCGCTCCTCGCCCGGCGCCGCCGACGCAATCTTCTTCGGACGGCTACGACGCCTCGGCCATCCGCGTGCTCGAAGGCCTCGAACCCGTGCGCATGCGCCCCGGCATGTATATCGGCGGTACCGACGAAAAGGCGCTTCACCATCTGTTTGCCGAAGTCATCGACAATTCGATGGACGAAGCCGTCGCCGGCCATGCGAATTTTATCGAGGTCCATCTCGACGTCGAAGGCTACCTGACCGTCAGCGACAATGGCCGCGGCATTCCGGTGGAAAACCATCCGCAGGTGCCGGGCAAGTCGACACTCGAAGTGATCATGACCAAGCTGCATGCGGGCGGCAAGTTCGATGGCAAGGCCTACGAGACCTCAGGCGGTCTGCACGGGGTCGGCGTCTCCGTGGTCAATGCGCTTTCGGACGACATGGAAGTCGAAGTTGCCCGCAACAAGAAGCTCTATCGCCAGCGCTTTTCACGCGGCATTCCGCAGGGCGGTCTCGAGGAACTCGGCGATATCCACAATCGTCGCGGCACGCGCGTGCGCTTCCATCCCGATCCGCAGATCTTTGGCGATCACGCCAAGTTCGATCCGGCCCGTGTTTTCCGCATGGCCCGCTCCAAAGCCTATCTTTTCGGCGGCGTCGAGATCCGCTGGAGCTGCGATGCCGGCATGCTGCCGGAAGGCTCCGATATTCCCGACAAGGCAGTCTTCCATTTTCCGGGCGGCCTGAAAGACTATCTGCAGGCGACAATGGGCAAGGAGTTCACCGTCACCCGCGAGATCTTTGCAGGCAAGTCGGAGAAGGCCAGCGGCCACGGCTCTCTGGAATGGGCGATCAGCTGGTACGGCGGCGATCCGCAGGTCCATTCCTATTGCAACACCATTCCGACCGCCGAAGGCGGAACCCATGAGGCAGGCCTGCGCATTGCGCTGCTGAAGGGTTTGAAGAACTACGCCGAGCTGACGCAGAACAAGCGCGCCGCCGCGATCACCACCGACGACGTGATGATTTCAGCCGTCGGCATGCTGTCGGTGTTCATCCGCGAGCCGGAATTCGTCGGCCAGACCAAGGATAGACTGGCCAGCGCCGAAGCCCAGCGCATCGTCGAAAATGCCCTGCGCGACCCCTTCGACCACTATCTCGCCGACAATCCGGCGGAATCCGAAAAGCTGCTCGACTGGGTGATCGAACGTGCCGAGGAACGCCTGCGTCGTCGCAAGGAAAAAGAGGTCAATCGCAAGACCGCGGTCCGCAAGCTGCGGTTGCCGGGAAAGCTGTCCGACTGCTCGCAGAATACGGCCGCCGGTGCCGAACTCTTCATCGTCGAAGGCGATTCGGCTGGCGGTTCAGCGAAGCAGGCTCGCAACCGATCCAATCAGGCGATCCTGCCATTGCGCGGCAAGATCCTCAATGTCGGCAGTGCCACCCGCGAAAAGCTGTCGGCCAACCAGCAGATTTCCGACCTGATCCAGGCCCTCGGCTGCGCAACGCGCGCCAAATACCGGGACGAGGATCTGCGCTACGAACGCATCATCATCATGACCGATGCCGACGTCGATGGCGCCCACATTGCGTCGCTGCTGATCACCTTCTTCTACCAAGAAATGCCGGACCTGATCCGGGGTGGCCATCTGTTCCTCGCGGTGCCGCCGCTCTACCGGCTGACCCAGGGTGCAAAAACCCTTTATGCCCGGGACGATGCGCACCGTGCCGAGATCATGAACACGGTGTTCAAGGGCAAGAAGGTCGAAATCGGGCGCTTCAAGGGCCTTGGCGAAATGATGCCGGCACAGCTCAAGGAAACGACGATGGACCCTGCGCGGCGGACGCTGCTGAAGGTCGCAATCGACGATGTCGATTTCGAGGGGACCCGGGATGCGGTGGATGCCTTGATGGGCACCAAGCCAGACGCCCGCTTCCGCTTTATTCAGGAGCGCGCAGCCTTTGCGGAAAATCTCGATATCTAG
- the tpiA gene encoding triose-phosphate isomerase, giving the protein MTQKIRPLLAGNWKMNGTRDSLTEIKAIADAIDQAQAEKVEALLCPPATLLYVATALCDDSPLAIGAQDCHQHRIGAHTGDISAEMIADCFGTYVIVGHSERRRDHGDSSELVRAKAEAAHAAGLTAIVCVGETAEERQSGHTIDVLKRQIEASVPRGSTADDTVIAYEPVWAIGTGLVPQEDEIAAAHAFMRADLVARLGRTGKSMRLLYGGSANPANAAVLIGIDNVNGLLVGGASLKSVDFNAIYNAYLKHTA; this is encoded by the coding sequence ATGACACAGAAGATACGTCCGCTATTGGCGGGCAACTGGAAAATGAACGGCACGCGGGACAGCCTGACGGAAATCAAGGCTATCGCGGATGCGATCGATCAGGCGCAGGCGGAGAAGGTCGAGGCACTGCTCTGCCCACCGGCAACGCTGCTCTATGTGGCGACCGCACTCTGCGATGACAGCCCGCTGGCGATCGGCGCCCAGGATTGCCACCAGCACCGCATTGGCGCCCACACCGGGGATATTTCCGCTGAAATGATTGCGGATTGCTTTGGCACCTATGTGATCGTCGGTCACTCCGAGCGGCGCCGGGACCATGGCGACAGCAGCGAACTCGTGCGTGCCAAAGCGGAGGCCGCACATGCGGCGGGACTGACCGCCATCGTCTGCGTCGGCGAGACTGCCGAAGAGCGTCAATCCGGCCATACTATCGATGTTCTGAAGCGGCAGATCGAAGCATCGGTCCCGCGCGGCTCGACGGCGGACGATACCGTCATCGCCTATGAGCCGGTCTGGGCCATCGGAACCGGCCTTGTGCCGCAGGAAGACGAGATTGCCGCCGCTCATGCTTTCATGCGCGCCGATCTCGTGGCGCGGCTGGGACGGACTGGTAAAAGCATGCGGCTCCTCTACGGCGGCTCCGCGAACCCTGCCAACGCAGCTGTTCTCATCGGCATCGATAACGTCAATGGCTTGCTGGTCGGCGGAGCGAGCTTGAAATCGGTCGATTTCAACGCGATATACAACGCATATCTGAAACACACGGCCTGA
- a CDS encoding AI-2E family transporter, which produces MGMFERQKPGEPSWLGPATQARMALIPSISAARWLLLLIALAAIYFFYGFIVPVLAALVIGFATWPIYRDILRRTGNRRTIAASIAIILIIAFLVLPIVFAVIYTSGEVKEWFTWALHVNRFGAPTPLWIMDLPIAGPWLNEQWTHYVGVPGAIGEMAQVVSGANIGNIYRAVLAAGGGAFHVILTLLFMMIALFFVYRDGIGFVRQLDLIGERIFPNRWARISRVVPITISSTVMGMTVIAIGEGIVLGVAYWIAGVPSPVTLGVLTGVMALIPGGAPLSFTLVSLYLLGSGAQVAGVALLVWGTVELFIVDKTLRPRLVGGPIKLPFLPTFFGLVGGVKTMGFLGLFIGPVLMAIIVAIWREWIREVELAEDEQEYNDAEQPLRIHRDVPKADLDASAVR; this is translated from the coding sequence GTGGGTATGTTCGAACGTCAAAAGCCGGGGGAACCGAGCTGGCTGGGACCAGCGACACAGGCACGGATGGCGCTGATCCCGTCGATCTCCGCCGCGCGCTGGTTGCTGCTGCTTATCGCGCTGGCCGCTATCTACTTCTTTTACGGCTTCATCGTTCCGGTGCTGGCAGCGCTGGTCATCGGCTTTGCGACCTGGCCGATCTATCGCGACATCCTGCGCCGCACCGGCAATCGGCGCACCATCGCCGCCTCCATCGCCATCATTCTGATCATTGCCTTCCTTGTGCTTCCGATCGTCTTTGCGGTGATCTACACCTCCGGCGAGGTGAAGGAGTGGTTCACTTGGGCGCTGCACGTCAATCGCTTCGGCGCTCCGACGCCGCTGTGGATCATGGACCTGCCGATCGCCGGGCCGTGGCTCAATGAGCAATGGACGCATTATGTCGGCGTTCCCGGTGCCATCGGCGAAATGGCGCAGGTCGTCAGCGGCGCCAACATCGGCAACATCTACCGCGCGGTCCTTGCGGCAGGCGGTGGCGCATTCCACGTGATCCTGACGCTGCTGTTCATGATGATCGCGCTGTTTTTCGTCTATCGTGACGGCATCGGTTTCGTGCGGCAGCTGGATCTGATCGGCGAGCGCATCTTCCCCAATCGCTGGGCGCGGATCTCACGGGTCGTGCCGATCACCATCAGTTCGACGGTCATGGGCATGACAGTCATCGCCATCGGTGAAGGCATCGTCCTCGGCGTCGCCTACTGGATCGCTGGCGTCCCCTCGCCCGTGACGCTCGGCGTGCTCACCGGTGTGATGGCGCTCATTCCCGGCGGCGCGCCCCTGTCATTCACGCTGGTCTCACTCTATCTGCTCGGCAGCGGTGCCCAGGTCGCCGGCGTCGCGCTGCTCGTCTGGGGCACGGTCGAGCTTTTCATCGTCGACAAGACGCTGCGACCGAGACTGGTCGGCGGCCCCATCAAGCTGCCGTTCCTGCCGACGTTTTTCGGCCTCGTCGGCGGCGTCAAGACGATGGGCTTTCTCGGGCTGTTTATCGGTCCGGTGCTGATGGCGATCATCGTTGCGATCTGGCGCGAATGGATCCGCGAAGTCGAGCTTGCAGAGGACGAGCAGGAATACAACGACGCCGAACAGCCGCTGCGCATTCACCGCGACGTTCCGAAGGCCGATCTGGATGCCAGCGCTGTCCGCTAG
- a CDS encoding CTP synthase has translation MARYVFITGGVVSSLGKGIAAAALGALLQARGYRCRLRKLDPYLNVDPGTMSPTQHGEVFVTDDGAETDLDLGHYERFTGRSATKTDNITTGRIYKNIIDKERRGDYLGATVQVIPHVTNEIKDFVTEGNDDYDFVICEIGGTVGDIEAMPFMEAIRQLGNDLPRGTAVYVHLTLMPYIPAAGELKTKPTQHSVKELQALGIHPDILLVRADREIPEAERKKLSLFCNVRQSAVIQALDVANIYDVPTAYHKEGLDNEVLAAFGIEPAPKPRLEAWEEVCNRIHTPEGEVTIAIVGKYTGLKDAYKSLIEALHHGGIANHVKVKLEWIESEVFEKEDPAPYLEKVHGILVPGGFGERGSEGKIHAARFARERAVPYFGICFGMQMAVIEAARNLAGIEHASSTEFGATSEPVVGLMTEWIKGNQLEKRAASGDLGGTMRLGAYKAALKKGTKIAEIYGSSDISERHRHRYEVNVDYKDRLESCGLVFSGMSPDGVLPETIEYPDHPWFIGVQYHPELKSRPLDPHPLFASFIEAALEQSRLV, from the coding sequence ATGGCGCGATATGTATTCATCACCGGCGGCGTGGTTTCCTCTCTAGGCAAGGGAATTGCGGCCGCTGCTCTCGGAGCACTCTTGCAGGCCCGCGGTTATAGATGCCGCCTGCGCAAGCTCGACCCCTATCTGAATGTCGATCCGGGCACCATGAGCCCGACACAGCACGGCGAAGTCTTCGTCACGGATGACGGCGCAGAGACCGACCTCGACCTCGGGCACTACGAGCGCTTTACCGGCCGCTCCGCCACCAAAACCGACAACATCACAACCGGTCGCATCTACAAGAACATCATCGACAAAGAACGGCGCGGCGACTACCTCGGCGCCACCGTCCAGGTTATTCCGCACGTTACCAACGAGATCAAGGATTTCGTTACCGAAGGCAACGACGACTACGACTTCGTCATCTGCGAAATCGGAGGTACTGTCGGCGATATCGAGGCGATGCCTTTCATGGAGGCCATCCGCCAGCTCGGCAACGACCTGCCGCGCGGCACGGCCGTCTACGTCCACCTGACGCTGATGCCGTACATTCCGGCTGCCGGCGAGCTGAAGACCAAGCCGACCCAGCATTCCGTCAAGGAACTGCAGGCGCTGGGTATTCACCCCGACATCCTGCTCGTACGCGCCGATCGCGAGATCCCGGAAGCCGAGCGCAAGAAGCTTTCGCTGTTTTGCAATGTCCGCCAGTCCGCTGTTATCCAGGCGCTGGACGTTGCCAATATCTATGATGTGCCGACGGCCTACCACAAGGAAGGTCTCGACAACGAAGTGCTGGCCGCCTTCGGTATCGAACCGGCACCGAAGCCGCGTCTCGAAGCGTGGGAAGAAGTCTGCAATCGTATCCATACGCCCGAAGGCGAGGTGACCATTGCCATCGTCGGCAAGTACACTGGCCTCAAGGATGCCTACAAGTCGCTGATCGAAGCGCTGCATCACGGCGGCATCGCCAACCACGTCAAGGTGAAGCTCGAGTGGATCGAATCGGAAGTCTTCGAAAAGGAAGACCCGGCTCCCTATCTCGAAAAGGTGCACGGCATTCTCGTGCCCGGCGGCTTCGGCGAGCGCGGATCGGAAGGCAAGATCCACGCGGCCCGATTCGCCCGCGAGCGCGCAGTTCCCTATTTCGGTATTTGCTTCGGCATGCAGATGGCGGTCATCGAGGCGGCCCGCAACCTGGCCGGCATCGAGCACGCCTCGTCGACGGAATTTGGCGCCACCAGCGAACCGGTCGTCGGCCTGATGACCGAATGGATCAAGGGCAACCAGCTAGAGAAACGCGCGGCCTCAGGTGACCTCGGCGGCACGATGCGCCTCGGCGCCTACAAGGCAGCGCTCAAGAAAGGCACGAAGATCGCGGAGATCTATGGATCTTCGGATATTTCCGAACGCCATCGCCATCGCTACGAGGTCAATGTCGATTACAAGGACCGGCTGGAAAGCTGCGGCCTGGTATTTTCCGGCATGTCACCGGACGGCGTGCTGCCGGAGACGATCGAGTACCCCGATCATCCATGGTTCATCGGCGTCCAGTACCATCCGGAACTGAAGTCCCGTCCTCTCGACCCGCATCCGCTGTTCGCAAGCTTCATCGAGGCAGCACTCGAACAGAGCCGCCTAGTCTAA